One part of the Parabacteroides distasonis ATCC 8503 genome encodes these proteins:
- a CDS encoding F0F1 ATP synthase subunit gamma has translation MGSLKEIKVRIASIRSTQKITAAMKMVSSAKFHHAQTQTEHTLTYANKLSAILNGLLSAECDLDSPYTEQRKVSKVAIAVFASSTGLCGTFNANIWKELSATIQTYKNQQIEVGLYPIGKKIADELHKAGYSFDTDFVTIGEKPSYESAVSLANRLMELFVTGKADRVELLYHHFKNMATQVVTHKTYLPLSLSDTEAAETATDYILEPSAEELRNRLFPKLLNLTIYTILLDTSTAEHAARMMAMQTANDNANDLIQQLTLQYNKTRQQAITNELLDIMGGAAVSS, from the coding sequence ATGGGTTCATTGAAAGAAATAAAAGTCCGGATCGCCTCTATACGGAGCACGCAGAAGATCACCGCCGCCATGAAAATGGTATCGTCGGCCAAGTTTCATCATGCCCAGACGCAAACCGAGCATACACTTACATATGCTAATAAACTATCCGCTATCTTAAACGGTCTTCTTTCGGCGGAATGCGACCTAGACTCACCTTACACCGAACAGCGTAAGGTGAGCAAGGTGGCTATCGCCGTATTCGCCTCGAGCACGGGTTTATGCGGGACATTCAATGCCAATATATGGAAAGAGTTATCCGCCACGATCCAGACTTATAAGAACCAGCAAATAGAGGTAGGCCTCTACCCTATCGGCAAGAAAATAGCGGATGAGCTTCATAAAGCGGGGTATAGCTTCGACACTGATTTCGTCACGATCGGCGAAAAGCCGTCTTATGAAAGCGCCGTATCCTTGGCGAACCGTCTCATGGAGCTGTTCGTCACAGGTAAAGCAGACCGGGTGGAATTACTGTATCACCATTTCAAGAACATGGCGACACAAGTCGTAACCCACAAGACGTATCTTCCCCTTTCCCTCTCGGATACGGAAGCGGCGGAAACGGCCACCGACTACATCCTTGAGCCCTCGGCGGAAGAGTTGCGTAACCGGCTTTTCCCGAAATTGCTGAACCTAACCATCTATACGATCCTACTCGACACCTCAACCGCCGAGCACGCCGCCCGTATGATGGCCATGCAGACCGCCAACGACAATGCGAACGATTTAATCCAACAATTAACTTTGCAATATAATAAAACCCGCCAGCAAGCCATCACCAACGAATTGCTGGATATCATGGGAGGAGCGGCCGTTTCATCGTAA
- a CDS encoding DMT family transporter — MMNQEKLKGHLLILAANILFAINMPVSKYLLPEHVQPEALTSMRMSFACVMFWITSLFVPYEKVPLKDLGLLCLCALCGVGLNQGLFIWGLNTTSPVDASIIATAVPIFVMILAALILKEPITRMKTFGVLLGICGAISLILQSTQGSNQASSLGGNLLITVSGFMYSIYLVVSKPLTLKYSSVTMMKWMFLFSTLITLPFAIESIWNTPAFHKEVFDGQELGAIFFVLFGATFVPYLLIPLALKRIRPTTVSMYNYIQPIVASFIAVFIGQDSFSVTKLVSAALVFSGVYLVTQSKSRADLEQQNSQSFSKNACNMKNNA, encoded by the coding sequence ATGATGAATCAAGAAAAGCTAAAAGGGCATCTCCTTATTTTAGCGGCCAACATCCTGTTCGCCATTAATATGCCCGTATCCAAATATCTACTCCCCGAGCATGTGCAACCCGAGGCGCTGACCAGTATGCGGATGAGCTTCGCTTGCGTGATGTTCTGGATCACCTCCCTATTTGTTCCCTATGAGAAAGTGCCGTTGAAGGACTTGGGACTTCTATGCCTTTGCGCCCTTTGCGGAGTAGGCTTGAACCAAGGGCTTTTTATCTGGGGATTGAATACCACGTCGCCGGTAGACGCTTCCATCATAGCGACCGCCGTCCCCATCTTTGTCATGATCCTGGCGGCCCTGATCCTAAAGGAACCGATCACACGGATGAAAACGTTCGGGGTACTGCTTGGCATATGCGGGGCGATCTCCTTGATACTACAATCCACGCAAGGTTCCAATCAAGCGAGCAGTCTGGGGGGAAACCTGTTGATTACGGTTAGCGGATTCATGTACTCGATCTATTTGGTAGTATCCAAACCTCTAACACTCAAGTACTCATCCGTCACGATGATGAAATGGATGTTCCTGTTCTCCACGCTGATTACCCTGCCTTTCGCTATCGAATCCATCTGGAATACCCCGGCTTTCCACAAAGAGGTCTTCGACGGCCAAGAGTTGGGAGCCATCTTCTTCGTGTTATTCGGGGCCACGTTCGTACCTTATTTATTAATACCGCTGGCCTTAAAGCGAATCCGCCCGACTACCGTCAGCATGTACAATTATATCCAACCGATCGTAGCTTCCTTTATCGCCGTATTCATCGGTCAGGATAGTTTTAGCGTAACGAAACTAGTATCGGCCGCACTTGTTTTCTCCGGCGTCTATTTAGTGACCCAAAGCAAGAGCCGGGCGGACCTTGAACAACAAAATAGTCAATCTTTTAGCAAAAACGCTTGCAATATGAAAAATAATGCGTAA